GCTGAGCGAGGTCATCGCTTCGAGCGGGGCCAGCACCAGCGGATCGAGTGCTTCGAGCCGCTTGCGCAAGGCGTCCAGCGTCGCTTGCGGCTGCGGGTGGTGGACGATCCCGCTCACCCGCACCATACGCACGCCTTCGCGCGCTTCGAATGCGGCCACGATCGGTTCCCACACCGCCTGTTGGCGTTGGAGCAGCGGCGCGTCTGGGTCCGCACGGTAGCAGAGCGTATCGGTCTCGGCGTAAGCGAGCAGCTTGTTCGCGATCGCTTCGCGGTCGCCGGCGACCACATCGATCGCGTAGTCGGCGATGTCGCGCAGCGGGAAGTCCGCCGCGCCGATCTCCTCGCCCGCCGCGCGCCATTCGCCCGCCAGTAGCTCGGCTAACGCCTTATTCGCCACGACCTGCGGTTTGCCGCCTTGCGTGCGGACCGGACGTCCGTCGAGCGCGACCTGCCACCCGCCGTCGACCTCGCCAAGCGAGACCTCTTTCCAGAAGCGTTTCATTCGGGCGGGGTCCGCCACCTGCGCGCCAGCACTTGCGGCATCACGAACGTATCGAACAGGCCGAGCGGGATGAACACGTAAGCGACCATCTTGGGCAGGTCGATCACACCTTCGTTGACCAGCAACCCGATCACCACCAGCGCCACGCCGCTGACGCGGATGGCGTTGATCGCGAAGAACCGCGCGCGGGCCTTGTCGTCGTCTTCCTGGCTCATTGCAGCAAATCCCCCAATTCGG
Above is a window of Tsuneonella mangrovi DNA encoding:
- a CDS encoding ATP12 family chaperone protein; amino-acid sequence: MKRFWKEVSLGEVDGGWQVALDGRPVRTQGGKPQVVANKALAELLAGEWRAAGEEIGAADFPLRDIADYAIDVVAGDREAIANKLLAYAETDTLCYRADPDAPLLQRQQAVWEPIVAAFEAREGVRMVRVSGIVHHPQPQATLDALRKRLEALDPLVLAPLEAMTSLSASLTIGLSALEPDADLEALWAAAELEERWQAELWGEDEEAAARHARRTAAFMQAAQFARAAGAD